Proteins found in one Hypericibacter terrae genomic segment:
- a CDS encoding aldehyde dehydrogenase family protein produces MTALAEFQRLSNRLLIGGEQRASRASTQFDVIDPATEDVVGKVADSTESEVEEAIRVANKAQKVWNKTNALTRAELLHEVSHLLRETRPVIAEMLTREMGKTYKESFDECTWAMSAIDYYAEVGRAEWGKVLGPATDGQFHYTIKDPLGVVVIILPFNYPLCLLCWEAAAALASGNAVIIKPSEMTSLVTMKFLEAFSAVLPPGVVQCVTGGGRVGGQLVASRDTHMIAFTGGIETGQKVAQACATDFKRCLIEASGNDPFIVMPSAPLDIAARGASFGAFINCGQVCAAAERFYVHEKVHDEFVERVVAEAKKVRIGNGLAKSDMGPLASRKERDRYEGIVARAVKEGARVVTGGGRPAGLNRGFFAECTVMTNVTPEMEIMNRESFGPVLPVCKVKNFDEAIALANRSRYGLGATIYTKDLEESMRAVNELEAGMVWVNAPLLDNDAGPFGGRKMSGMGRQLGAEGLDTFRHTKLAMIDPAASAHDFWWFPYKDSEMYQGKK; encoded by the coding sequence ATGACCGCACTCGCCGAATTCCAACGCCTCAGCAACCGCCTCCTGATCGGGGGCGAGCAGCGCGCCAGCAGGGCCTCGACCCAGTTCGACGTGATCGACCCCGCGACCGAGGATGTCGTGGGCAAGGTCGCAGATTCCACCGAGTCCGAGGTCGAGGAGGCGATCCGCGTCGCCAACAAGGCGCAGAAGGTCTGGAACAAGACCAACGCGCTCACCCGCGCGGAGCTGCTGCATGAGGTCTCGCATCTTCTGCGCGAGACGCGGCCGGTGATCGCCGAGATGCTGACCCGCGAGATGGGCAAGACCTACAAGGAATCCTTCGACGAATGCACCTGGGCCATGTCGGCAATCGACTACTACGCCGAGGTCGGCCGCGCCGAATGGGGCAAGGTGCTGGGTCCGGCCACCGACGGCCAGTTCCACTACACGATCAAGGATCCGCTGGGCGTCGTCGTCATCATCCTGCCCTTCAACTACCCGCTCTGCCTGCTCTGCTGGGAGGCGGCCGCGGCACTGGCCTCGGGCAATGCCGTCATCATCAAGCCGTCGGAGATGACCTCGCTGGTGACGATGAAGTTCCTCGAGGCCTTCTCGGCTGTGCTGCCGCCGGGCGTGGTGCAATGCGTAACCGGCGGCGGTCGCGTCGGCGGCCAGCTCGTCGCCAGCCGCGACACCCACATGATCGCCTTCACCGGCGGCATCGAGACCGGCCAGAAGGTGGCCCAGGCCTGCGCCACCGATTTCAAGCGCTGTCTGATCGAGGCCTCGGGCAACGATCCCTTCATCGTCATGCCTTCGGCCCCGCTCGACATTGCGGCGCGGGGCGCTTCCTTCGGCGCCTTCATCAATTGCGGCCAGGTCTGCGCCGCGGCCGAGCGCTTCTATGTGCATGAGAAGGTGCATGACGAGTTCGTCGAGCGTGTCGTCGCCGAAGCGAAGAAGGTCCGTATCGGCAACGGCCTCGCCAAGTCGGATATGGGCCCGCTCGCCTCGCGCAAGGAACGCGACCGCTACGAAGGCATTGTCGCCCGCGCGGTCAAGGAGGGCGCCAGGGTCGTGACCGGCGGCGGCAGGCCCGCCGGCCTCAATCGCGGCTTCTTCGCCGAATGCACGGTGATGACGAACGTCACACCCGAGATGGAGATCATGAACCGCGAGAGCTTCGGGCCGGTGCTGCCGGTCTGCAAGGTCAAGAACTTCGACGAGGCGATCGCACTCGCCAACCGCTCGCGCTATGGCCTGGGCGCGACGATCTATACCAAGGACCTCGAGGAGAGCATGCGCGCCGTCAACGAGCTCGAAGCGGGCATGGTCTGGGTGAACGCGCCTTTGCTCGACAACGATGCCGGTCCCTTCGGCGGGCGCAAGATGTCGGGCATGGGCCGCCAACTGGGTGCTGAAGGCCTCGACACCTTCCGCCACACCAAGCTCGCCATGATCGATCCCGCCGCCAGCGCCCATGATTTCTGGTGGTTCCCCTACA
- a CDS encoding helix-turn-helix domain-containing protein: MAGRAQKTSANANRRMIRASKLLPGEPAPGSSGELSHHLGREVRSLRHARDMTLEELGEKTGLSVGFLSQIERGLSNPSVIALHDIGKALGVNISWFFAENAPGPEEERDFIVRADRRRTLHYSHGITDSLLTPYLDGQLELLLSRFPPGATSGEAPYTHIGEEAGIVIAGQLDLWINAKRFRLWEGDSFTFKSTLPHRYRNPGAIETVVIWAITPPSY, from the coding sequence ATGGCGGGGAGAGCCCAGAAGACCTCGGCGAATGCCAACCGGCGCATGATCCGCGCCTCCAAGCTGCTGCCCGGCGAGCCCGCTCCCGGCAGCAGCGGCGAGCTCTCGCATCATCTGGGCCGCGAGGTGCGCAGCCTGCGCCATGCCCGCGACATGACGCTGGAGGAGCTCGGCGAGAAGACGGGCCTCTCGGTCGGCTTCCTCAGCCAGATCGAGCGCGGCCTCTCCAACCCATCCGTCATCGCGCTGCACGACATCGGCAAGGCGCTCGGCGTCAACATCAGCTGGTTCTTCGCCGAGAACGCGCCGGGGCCCGAGGAGGAGCGCGACTTCATCGTGCGCGCCGACCGGCGCCGCACGCTCCATTACAGCCACGGCATCACCGACAGTCTGCTGACGCCCTATCTCGACGGGCAGCTCGAGCTGCTGCTGAGCCGCTTCCCGCCGGGTGCCACCAGCGGCGAGGCGCCCTACACCCATATCGGCGAGGAGGCCGGCATCGTCATCGCCGGCCAGCTCGATCTCTGGATCAACGCCAAGCGCTTCCGGCTCTGGGAAGGCGACAGCTTCACCTTCAAGAGCACGCTGCCCCATCGCTATCGCAATCCCGGCGCCATCGAGACGGTGGTGATCTGGGCCATCACGCCGCCCAGCTATTGA
- the purB gene encoding adenylosuccinate lyase: MIPRYSRPEMTRIWEPENRFRIWFEIEAHACDAQAELGVIPKEAAQAVWEKGKFEIARIDEIERETKHDVIAFLTNLAEHIGPAARFVHQGMTSSDVLDTCLAVQLKQASELLLADLDKLLAAIKKRAFEHKLTPTMGRSHGIHAEPTTFGLKLAGHYAAFDRARARLTVAREEIATCAISGAVGTFANIDPRVEEHVAKKLGLKPEPVSTQVIPRDRHAMFFATLGVIAGSIENLATEIRHLQRSEVAEAEEYFSPGQKGSSAMPHKRNPVLTENVTGIARLIRGMVTPALENVALWHERDISHSSVERVIGPDATIALDFALSRMATVVEKLVIYPAAMQRNLDLFGGLVHSQRVLLALTQAGMAREEAYQTVQRNAMKAWETRGDLLALLKQDPAVTAKLKPAELEALFNLDYHFKHVDTVFKRVFGKG; encoded by the coding sequence ATGATTCCACGCTATAGCCGTCCCGAAATGACCCGGATCTGGGAACCGGAGAACCGCTTCCGCATCTGGTTCGAGATCGAGGCGCATGCCTGCGACGCCCAGGCCGAGCTGGGGGTGATCCCGAAGGAAGCGGCCCAAGCGGTCTGGGAAAAGGGCAAGTTCGAGATCGCGCGGATCGACGAGATCGAGCGCGAGACCAAGCATGACGTGATCGCCTTCCTGACCAACCTGGCCGAGCATATCGGCCCGGCCGCGCGCTTCGTGCATCAGGGCATGACCTCCTCGGACGTGCTCGACACCTGTCTCGCGGTGCAGCTCAAGCAGGCCTCCGAGCTGCTGCTGGCCGATCTCGACAAATTGCTGGCCGCGATCAAGAAGCGCGCCTTCGAGCATAAGCTCACGCCGACCATGGGCCGCAGCCATGGCATCCATGCCGAGCCCACCACCTTCGGCCTCAAGCTCGCCGGCCATTACGCCGCCTTCGACCGCGCCAGGGCGCGCCTCACGGTCGCGCGCGAGGAGATTGCGACCTGCGCCATCTCCGGGGCGGTCGGCACCTTCGCCAATATCGATCCGCGCGTCGAAGAGCATGTCGCGAAGAAACTGGGCCTCAAGCCCGAGCCGGTCTCGACCCAGGTGATCCCGCGCGACCGCCACGCGATGTTCTTCGCCACGCTCGGCGTCATCGCCGGCTCGATCGAGAATCTCGCGACGGAGATCCGGCATCTGCAGCGCAGCGAGGTGGCCGAGGCCGAGGAGTACTTCTCGCCGGGCCAGAAGGGTTCCTCGGCGATGCCGCATAAGCGCAATCCGGTGCTGACCGAGAACGTCACCGGCATCGCGCGGCTGATCCGCGGCATGGTCACGCCGGCGCTGGAGAATGTGGCGCTCTGGCATGAGCGCGACATTTCGCACAGCTCGGTCGAGCGCGTGATCGGCCCCGACGCCACCATCGCGCTCGATTTCGCGTTGTCGCGCATGGCGACGGTGGTCGAGAAGCTGGTGATCTATCCCGCCGCGATGCAGCGCAATCTCGACCTCTTCGGCGGCCTGGTCCATTCGCAGCGCGTGCTGCTGGCGCTCACGCAAGCCGGCATGGCCCGCGAGGAGGCCTATCAGACGGTCCAGCGCAACGCGATGAAGGCCTGGGAGACGCGCGGCGATCTACTGGCGCTGCTGAAGCAGGATCCGGCCGTGACGGCCAAGCTGAAACCGGCGGAACTCGAGGCGCTCTTCAACCTCGACTACCACTTCAAGCATGTGGACACGGTGTTCAAGCGGGTATTCGGGAAGGGCTAG
- a CDS encoding DUF1476 domain-containing protein, translating into MSVFDDRERAFEGQFQHEQELQFRIHARRNRLLGLWAARLLRLPAAEHDGYAKSLVMTEIDQHGSEAVIRKLLADFEDRGIEISEHRIRRHLTELQELARKEVMSEVKG; encoded by the coding sequence ATGTCGGTATTCGACGATCGCGAGCGCGCCTTCGAAGGCCAGTTCCAGCATGAGCAGGAACTCCAGTTCCGGATCCACGCCCGGCGCAACAGGCTGTTGGGGCTCTGGGCCGCACGCCTGCTGAGGCTGCCGGCTGCGGAGCATGACGGCTATGCGAAGAGCCTGGTCATGACCGAGATCGACCAGCATGGCAGCGAGGCGGTCATCCGGAAGCTTCTGGCGGATTTCGAGGATCGCGGCATCGAGATCTCCGAACACCGCATCCGCCGCCACCTCACCGAGCTGCAGGAACTGGCGCGGAAAGAGGTGATGTCGGAAGTGAAGGGCTAA
- a CDS encoding DUF1476 domain-containing protein, with protein MTSFDDRERGFEGKFKHDQELGFKISARRNKLLGLWAAREMKLPAAEHDAYAKSVVMADLEKPGDDDVVDKLLADFKAKGIEMTDHRIRHQLTEFREIARQQVMSETK; from the coding sequence ATGACGAGCTTTGACGATCGCGAGCGCGGATTCGAGGGGAAATTCAAGCATGACCAGGAGCTTGGATTCAAAATCTCAGCCCGCCGCAACAAGCTGTTGGGCCTCTGGGCCGCCCGGGAAATGAAGCTGCCGGCGGCCGAGCATGACGCCTACGCCAAGTCGGTGGTCATGGCCGACCTGGAAAAGCCCGGCGACGACGATGTCGTCGACAAGCTGCTGGCCGATTTCAAGGCGAAGGGCATCGAGATGACGGACCATCGGATTCGCCATCAGCTGACCGAGTTTCGCGAGATCGCGCGCCAGCAGGTGATGTCCGAGACGAAGTGA
- a CDS encoding NRDE family protein: MCSVVILLRPGHDWPVIVGANRDEMKNRPWAPPARHWPDRPEVVAGIDKLAGGSWMGLNDHGVVAAIMNRMNTLGPAAGKRSRGELVLEALDHADARAAVGFLTDLDPEAYRPFNLVVADNRDAFWMRNLGSREEGRGVSVERIPPGVSMLTAHDRNDRAHSKRIAHFLPQFEKAPVPEPATNGWQGWEGLLKDRTPAPGGSVYDAMCIVGEDGFETVSSSLLALPRVGLDRRAIWRFAAGRPDLQPFQNLSF, from the coding sequence ATGTGCAGTGTGGTGATTTTGCTGCGGCCCGGCCATGACTGGCCGGTCATCGTCGGCGCCAATCGTGACGAAATGAAGAACCGGCCCTGGGCGCCCCCGGCGCGCCATTGGCCGGACCGGCCGGAAGTCGTTGCGGGCATCGACAAGCTCGCCGGCGGCAGCTGGATGGGGCTGAACGACCACGGCGTCGTGGCGGCCATCATGAACCGGATGAACACGCTCGGGCCCGCCGCCGGCAAGCGCAGCCGCGGCGAGCTGGTGCTCGAGGCGCTGGACCATGCCGACGCGCGCGCGGCCGTGGGCTTCCTCACCGACCTCGATCCCGAGGCCTATCGTCCCTTCAATCTGGTAGTGGCGGACAATCGCGACGCCTTCTGGATGCGCAATCTCGGCAGCCGCGAGGAAGGCCGGGGCGTCTCGGTCGAGCGCATCCCGCCCGGCGTCTCCATGCTGACCGCCCATGACCGCAACGACCGCGCCCACAGCAAGCGGATCGCGCATTTCCTGCCGCAGTTCGAGAAGGCGCCCGTCCCCGAACCCGCCACGAACGGCTGGCAGGGCTGGGAAGGGCTGCTGAAGGATCGGACGCCGGCACCGGGCGGCTCGGTCTATGACGCCATGTGCATCGTCGGCGAAGACGGATTCGAGACGGTCTCGAGCTCGCTCCTGGCCCTGCCCAGAGTGGGACTCGACCGCCGCGCGATCTGGCGTTTCGCGGCCGGCCGTCCCGACCTCCAGCCCTTCCAAAACCTCAGCTTTTAA
- the purC gene encoding phosphoribosylaminoimidazolesuccinocarboxamide synthase, which produces MSRRRRIYEGKAKILYEGPEPGTLVQYFKDDASAFNNQKKGTITGKGVLNNRISEYLMVKLGEIGVPTHFVRRLNMREQLVREVEIIPIEVVIRNVVAGSLSQRFGMAEGAALPRSIVEYYYKSDELGDPMVSEEHITAFGWASPQDLDDMLSLSLRTNDFLTGLFLGVGLRLVDFKVEFGRLYENEEMRIVLADEISPDSCRLWDVKTNEKLDKDRFRRDLGGVAEAYQEVARRLGILPEGGPRDLKGPSTMQ; this is translated from the coding sequence ATGTCGCGTCGGCGTCGCATTTATGAAGGCAAGGCGAAGATCCTCTATGAAGGGCCTGAGCCGGGCACGCTGGTGCAGTACTTCAAGGACGACGCCTCGGCCTTCAACAATCAGAAGAAGGGCACCATCACCGGCAAGGGGGTGCTCAACAACCGCATCTCCGAATATCTGATGGTGAAGCTGGGCGAGATCGGCGTGCCGACTCATTTCGTCCGGCGCCTCAACATGCGCGAGCAGCTCGTGCGCGAGGTCGAGATCATCCCGATCGAGGTGGTGATCCGCAACGTCGTCGCCGGCTCGTTGTCGCAGCGCTTCGGCATGGCCGAGGGCGCCGCATTGCCGCGCTCGATCGTCGAATATTATTACAAGTCCGACGAGCTGGGCGATCCGATGGTGAGCGAAGAGCATATCACCGCCTTCGGCTGGGCGAGCCCCCAGGACCTCGACGACATGCTGTCGCTGTCGCTGCGCACCAATGATTTCCTGACCGGGCTTTTCCTCGGCGTCGGCCTGCGGCTCGTCGACTTCAAGGTCGAGTTCGGGCGGCTCTATGAGAACGAGGAGATGCGGATCGTGCTGGCCGACGAGATCAGCCCCGATTCCTGCCGGCTCTGGGACGTGAAGACCAACGAGAAACTCGACAAGGACCGCTTCCGCCGCGATCTCGGCGGGGTGGCGGAGGCCTACCAAGAGGTGGCGCGACGGCT